TGTTCGTTGGTGTCGGTGTGTTGAAGTGCCTTCCCCCCCGGGTCGTCTTTGCACCGACGACACGCCGTTTTCTCAGCCGGCTTGTTGCCGGCCTTGAGTGTCGGGTTCTCCTCTTGGAATTCTATGCGGTTCCTTTCCAGCACCTCGAACTCGTCAGCCAACTTCATCATGTCCAGATCCCTGCACCGGTGTGGCCTCATTTACGCCCTCAAGTCTGGCATGCAATTCTCCCATATCAACTCCGTTTGCTCCTCCTAGGGACATTTCAGGAAGGCGGGGCCTGGTTCTGGGTTTTCCGTGATCTACCGCACTTTCACTTTCCGCACTGTACCGCGTTGATGTTCCGCGCTAGACGAGATATAATCCACGCACTTCGACTCCGacgccgcagcctcctttatAGCCGCTCCTTAACGGGACCTCCGCCCGGCGTCGGTACTTTTTCATCCTCGTCTCGCGGTTTCCACGGCATTCGCAACGGGACCGAGCcagtggcgtgatcccatgaccttatttggtcatgcgttgggccgctgccggcccgatcccaccatctcctctgcctcttgtCCATCCCCCTCTCAGAGAGCGGAGGCCCATCCTCTCTGGGAGCCCTCGGCCATTTCGTcgcatccggatatccgcGGTATCCGGACTGATCCTCGCCTTGTGCACCCGGCCGTCAGCCTTCTCCGGCTATGCTTCAGCCTCTGTGAGAACCCTGGTTGCTCACACTATATTAAGCAAAAACAGCTTTGCTTAAACTGTTTCGCTTTCAGGTCATCCCATCCGGTCCCGCAACAATCGTCGCGAGTCATGCCGAACCTGCCATGGGCAGACCTGCAATATTACAAAAGCTCACAAATAGATGTCCTGTTTGGAGCCGACATCTTTCCATACATACTCTTGAGCTACTTAcagacaaaaatctgtgggtCTCTCATCGGGTAGGAAACCATTTTCGGGCCATTGCCAAATAAGGTACAAAGCATGGTCTATCTTATCCTTCTCCACGCAAACTTCCACCGAGTTAGAGACTCCGTTAGACAAACTCCTCACTCCCCATTCATTGACCAGCAAGTATGGGCTGCTCTTAATCGACCGATTCCACCATAGTCCTCGCATGGGTGGCAAAGCCCACGTGCCACTGGACCGCGTTCGTAGCTAACCGAGTGACCAGGATATCTATTCTTTCACGTTCCATCCGAACAGAACCCCGCAAATATAGCTAGCAGAGGCGTGCCGTTACAGGAGCTGTTTGAGAAACAACTCTGGTGGTACGGACCAATTTGGCTGCAGAGTGGCCGATATCAATGTCCCGCAATTGCTGATTCTCCTGTCATGACCTAAGAGCAGCGTGCTGTAAAGGTCCATTTCGCGCTCAACCCAGTCATAGACTTCCTTGATTCTCCAGTCTGGAGAGAGCTCTACGAGTCCTTGCATATATTCTTCGCTTTATCAAGCGCTGCCAGAAGTTAAGGTGCAAAAGCGCAAAGGCCATCTACCCAGCGGCGAACTTTCCAAATTACTATCCTAGTGACGCAGCGCAGAGAATACCACAACAGTTCGTGTATGCCGGCGCCGACGGTAGGGTACAAATCCTTACTTCCCACGGTGTCGTCAAAAGACCGGTTGTAACGGTCGTTCTCATTCCAGTAGAACTTATGCACTTGTCCCATTCACAGCTCCTTACTAATACTTGTTTCGACTTTTCTATTCTATACTAGTGTTCCGCAACCAGACATGGCCCCACGTCTCCGCTCCAAATGCACCATGGAAAGCCGACGTGCTCGAGGGATTAGATCGTACCGTTGCCGGGTCTGCCGAGGAATCCATCCTTTGTGGACCTGAGCCTGAGCCCCGAGAAGAGCCTCCGAGCCGTCCTAATTAATAAGTATTGCGGGAATTACCTCGCTCACCAACACTCCAACAGTGGCAAAGGCGGGCTGTGTAGGGTGTGGGGCAAGAACAGCGTCCCAAGCTGAGCGCCGCCCTCGTCTACCCCTGTGCCGCCCCGTGGTACGGACCACAGCGCCATCCATCGACTCCCTTCTACAACATCGAAGCctcaacatccttccgacggCGCTGGTGGTGTTGGATACGAGTTCCAAAAATTTCGGGACAGCGGCGCTCATCGACCCATGCACGCCGGTGAGCAGCATCTCAGCCAGCGCCTTTAAGTTGCCCACCACTCGTACAGAGGACGAGAAGGTGTATACCGCGATTATACGCGCCAAAATGAGTGACTTCCAGATGGAGACGGTGCTTAAAGTCGAGCTCCGTTTGCGCATCCGCACGCCGATTCGTCAGCTGAGCGATCCCGTCCTGACGCCGTTCGGTCATAATCTCGCTCATCTTTGGAGACGTCTACCCGAAGATGATCCAGATCGTGTCAGGGGCGTGCACCCAGCCATAAGCCCCCAATTGTACTTTGGGGGTATAGCCATAACAAAATTAGCTTTGAACAAATGAAAATGCTTTCACAACGACAGGACTAATAAACATTATTAAGCCAATGTAGCGTAAACAATTGAATTAACATTCTGATTAAAAATATTTcgtttctttttatttaaGAATTTCCTAGTACAACCAAAAATTGCACTTTCTTTTAATATTTCGAGGAATACACTTTGATTTCAGTTATTGGGTGTGTTTTTGTccttttaaaaaaaaaatatacttTGACAACTTagagatgacattttttatgTTGTCAAATCAATAGAAATTATGCGCCCACTACTATTGTATGGTTGGACTGCCGAAAGGGATTCAAATGTATTACTGTCAGTTGTTTGgcttattggttttttttcggAAGTAGCTGAATGTGCGTACCAATCAGTAACAGCTATtaaattctttgaaaaattgcAGTTCTCTTGATTATATTCTTTTGGGTGAATTTGAGAATCAGAAAATGTATTCGATGTATTTAAAGATACTAGTGACTGATTTGATTTCGAATCAGCAGCGCAACGACTTAAAACTGAGTTAGCCTTGTAATTGGAAAATATATACACAGATTTTTGGAGCGGTTTGATGGTGTTATCATCTAATGTTTGTGGTTCCAAATGAAATTTTGTTTGGCTTAATACATCAGCTTTTTTACTGGACAGTCTGTTTTTATGCGTAAGTGATATTATAGCAAGTGCATCAGAACCAAGTATTTTCGGATACACAATAGTTTGCTCCTGTTGCTCATCATCTGATGAGCATAAATCAATAGTGTCTACAATGACTTCGCTAGATGGCGAAATTCTCCAATTAGAGTTAAGCGAATTATTGCGAGTAAGTCTAATGTTAAGTTTTGCATTTGTAATGGGAATTTGATCTCCAAGTACATGTTCagaaattttttttaatctgACTGAAATTGGACGGCATTGCTTAAGTAACGGAGAATTCAGAAACAAAAAGTTTTGAGTTATATCTCTCCGTTTTCCAAATTGACGACGGGGAAATGAATATATATGAAAATTATGTTCGTGGGATTTTTTAAAAGTACAATGAATGTGGTTAccgcttgtttttttttcgaaaAATTTTTGTTTAGTACTTGattttaaaattaagggaGTGTAACAAAATCGGTCAAGACGTTCCTGCCTCTCGGACATATATTCCACAGATACTGTTTGTTTTGTAGTTCTTAATAGTTTCTGTCCTGCTGGTGATGATATTGGGATAAACGAACATCTATTAAATGAGTGTACGTTTCGATTTCTTCGCGATGGTAGCCGTCTATTTCTCCCCGTTGAATCCATGAATTTTTCTTCACTAAATAAGTATGTTTTTTGTATATCATTAGGGCAACGAGATTCCGAAAATTTAGATTGAAGGctaaaattcaaaagaaaagCATTCCGCAATTCGTTGTTTTCATTTTTTCCTTCATGTTTAATTTCAGGCTCCGGGGAGTCGCAAACTATTACATCATCCTCCATGCAACAAATATTTTCGTGTTCCTGCAATGAACAAAATAAGCAGATATTTATATTATTAAACCGTCTATAtttatgtttttatacccaatactcaaaaAGAGTaaaggggtatattagatttgtggtgaaagtggatgtgtgtaaagTCCAGAAGGAACCGTCTCCAACcgtcttgatcagcatcaataccCGAGTCGATCGAGccatgtccgtctgtccgtccgtatgagcgcctagtgcttaaAGACTATACTATAATActcccacaaagaacgaaaatttgtggcatccacaattttaacgagggggaacgttgtgagttgctgcggacaccgcaactctacagttatacccgatactaagtcagtatggctctcctccgacagacgccgctaatattaaacgacacgacaaagagtgcgtgcgagagagacagaaaatcagtctgagcgtgacgtcgggcgctgcgtagccactgcaaattgatttgttccttttggctataaaaatgatctgatctgatccagattcagcaatctgatagatatggtcattatctattattctgcgtttttagttttctcgaatctgcaatattgtggatgcaacagattatcgtcctttgtgggggcggaagagcgTGGGGctaaattttgagatatacgttttatagtgacatcttaaaggagtgtgtgtaccaaattaggttactctagccttaatagtctctgagatttgtggatggctcaggttttcgtcctttgcgggggcggaagggggtgtggcgaaattttgacacaaaatggtcaaggtccgatatcacaggagtgtggataccaaatttggttgctctggctcttataggttctgagatccttgaactcatattttgcaattggcaaaaccgaccatgaaacctgtgtgttagagagagacagagcgagaaagaatgaaattgttttcttgattctggctataataattatacgatctggttgagattttgcactctagaagatatagtcatcttctacgattctgcgtttttagttttctcgtatcgtcgaaattgtggatgccacagattttcgccctttgtgggggcggggcaaagttttgaaatattcttgtagcagtgacatatcacagaagtctgcaTCCAAAACATCGCTGCTCTCGCTCTTAGAGTCTTTGaacactaggcgctgaaggggacggacagacggacagacggacagacggacggacggacagacggacagacggacagacagacatggctcaatcgactcggctattgatgctgatcaagaatatatatactttatggggtcggaaacgattccttctggacgttacacacatccacttttaccacaaatctaatataccccaatactcattttgagtatcgggtataaaaatacggGAAAATTAAAACCGGcacatctcccagtcctccctaagtgggattgatacctaGACTACTCTCCCCCTTTCGTAGTTTCGGCAGTCTCGTCAGGATTACCGACTCATATTCTGAGAGCGGAAAGTGTTGCtactttcttttttttatttatttattaaattaacaaattgtctgttaataatggtacttaattacaaaaggcggaaaaagagaagttaaaagttagctaaatttaagtgattataaatattgcatgcaattagtttaagagacagttcaggggatagggtttggcagagggagttataattaaggcataaaaccctaaaaggttcatgatcagcataattagacctacatatgggtaaacGGCataaagtacgggtaggtctagatggaacggccaagtcaatctgacccaagatagtttgggagtcaacagtcccgagaaagagcttgtgcacgaacattacgccattgcatattctgcgatggtgcaacgacggcaggtcaataagatttagcctagaccggtagggtggcaagattctacccgagtcccagttgaagttccgaagggcaaaaattaaaaattgcttttgcacggattcaatagcAACCTGCTGATCTTtctactgcgggctccacacacaagaacaatactccaatataggacgtactaacgagatgtacagttgtttcgtaacgtacgggtcgtcaaactccttggaccaacgcttgatgaacgctaaaacacccttagctttatttacagttgcagctatatggctgttgaaacacatcttatgatcaaaa
The sequence above is a segment of the Drosophila miranda strain MSH22 chromosome 4, D.miranda_PacBio2.1, whole genome shotgun sequence genome. Coding sequences within it:
- the LOC117188661 gene encoding uncharacterized protein LOC117188661 → MDDRDKAQHNMISNLPLLFANGYPTSLEKISESQLESFIPFMVQCSLGHINLPKKIDCSEPEWWPENAPFGIPLKKPNDFVGSWMEKMKEIVVICYQFHKSLFLLRFCNDLAAYEHASLRFINNYNSTTSLYDRRNNKLLVTFRNENMSYDRQQKNRKCLLLQQKNLTTSIDNLQHMMVEPPPFDIYLCDNCDAELYSKQAILEHENICCMEDDVIVCDSPEPEIKHEGKNENNELRNAFLLNFSLQSKFSESRCPNDIQKTYLFSEEKFMDSTGRNRRLPSRRNRNVHSFNRCSFIPISSPAGQKLLRTTKQTVSVEYMSERQERLDRFCYTPLILKSSTKQKFFEKKTSGNHIHCTFKKSHEHNFHIYSFPRRQFGKRRDITQNFLFLNSPLLKQCRPISVRLKKISEHVLGDQIPITNAKLNIRLTRNNSLNSNWRISPSSEVIVDTIDLCSSDDEQQEQTIVYPKILGSDALAIISLTHKNRLSSKKADVLSQTKFHLEPQTLDDNTIKPLQKSVYIFSNYKANSVLSRCAADSKSNQSLVSLNTSNTFSDSQIHPKEYNQENCNFSKNLIAVTDWYAHSATSEKKPISQTTDSNTFESLSAVQPYNSSGRIISIDLTT